One window of Aspergillus oryzae RIB40 DNA, chromosome 3 genomic DNA carries:
- a CDS encoding CapA family protein (putative enzyme of poly-gamma-glutamate biosynthesis (capsule formation)), with product MPPPKKAYTLTFTGDVMLGRLIDQLLPTHLPNQPNWDTTITNILKTTPSLNTYSYVSPWGTALPFLHASDLNIINLETAVTTVDTPWPNKAFNYRMHPRNLEVLQKGRIDYVSLANNHTVDFGVTGLQETVEAVRGVGIKFAGVGDRPGEAAVLGMGGSLSDSSFAAGGSEGTEGDVGGGSRCETKEYKIHIYSASDHPRVWADIPQFNFIDYSPATRAKLKTLLTSGEEPALKIFSVHWGPNYAWRPAGEIRALARFLVDECGVDIVHGHSAHHVQGVEVYRGRLIMYGCGDFVDDYALNGEFRNDLGALWRVLVSEDGRGGLSLGRLEVVPTRCRLFEVEVLGVEDEDHAWVRERVGELSREFGTVVEGELGRDGQVIVDLG from the coding sequence ATGCCACCCCCAAAAAAAGCCTACACCTTAACCTTCACCGGCGACGTCATGCTCGGCCGCCTAATCGACCAACTCCTCCCAACCCACCTCCCCAACCAACCCAACTGGGACACCACAATCACCAATATCCTCAAAACAACCCCATCCCTAAACACCTACTCCTATGTTTCCCCCTGGGGAACAgccctccccttcctccacGCCTCAGatctcaatatcatcaacctCGAAACGGCCGTGACTACCGTGGACACGCCGTGGCCAAACAAAGCTTTCAATTATAGGATGCATCCCCGGAACCTAGAGGTTTTGCAAAAGGGGAGGATTGATTATGTTAGCTTAGCGAATAACCATACGGTGGATTTCGGGGTGACGGGGTTACAGGAGACGGTGGAGGCGGTTAGGGGGGTTGGGATTAAGTTTGCGGGTGTAGGGGATAGACCGGGGGAGGCTGCGGTTTTGGGGATGGGTGGTTCTCTTTCCGattcttcttttgctgctggtggGTCTGAAGGTACTGAAGgtgatgttggtggtggtagtaggTGTGAGACAAAAGAGTATAAGATCCACATCTACTCCGCCTCAGACCACCCACGCGTATGGGCCGACATCCCCCAGTTCAATTTCATAGATTACTCTCCTGCCACACGCGCAAAGCTCAAGACCCTCCTTACCAGCGGGGAAGAGCCGGCGCtgaagatcttctccgtgCACTGGGGACCTAACTATGCGTGGCGGCCGGCCGGGGAGATACGAGCACTGGCGCGGTTCCTGGTTGATGAGTGCGGAGTTGATATTGTGCATGGGCATTCGGCGCATCATGTACAGGGGGTGGAGGTTTATCGGGGACGGTTGATTATGTATGGTTGTGGGGATTTTGTGGATGATTATGCGTTGAATGGGGAGTTTAGGAATGATCTTGGAGCGCTTTGGAGGGTTTTGGTCTCTGAGGATGGGAGGGGTGGGTTGTCGTTGGGGAGGTTGGAGGTTGTGCCGACTAGGTGTCGGTtgtttgaggttgaggttcTTggagtggaggatgaggatcaTGCTTGGGTTAGGGAGAGGGTGGGGGAGTTGAGTAGGGAGTTTGGGACTGTTGTTGAGGGGGAGTTGGGGAGGGATGGGCAGGTTATTGTGGATTTGGGGTGA
- the sreA gene encoding siderophore transcription factor SreA (GATA-4/5/6 transcription factors): MLASLPQMETVRSLPRNPDVVARHPSAEDLDAAQQLISSAQAGREHPVDRPRDETGSRRYEEMPSRGLYEADKFLEGSTPYPSEIGANQSEKASSPKSQKDTSFLGHSCSNCGTKSTPLWRRSPTGAMICNACGLYLKARNVARPTKRNRVQTSPETTQPPSNPSHPPHDSTAPSSHEGGGCHGSKGSCPGGGNCNGTGGAEGCDGCPAYNNRVYKSTPRGTVPVHAWNRATTSDSEKPPLQEPDLSVKNGTPATTTTEGNMLVSCQNCGTTVTPLWRRDENGHPICNACGLYYKLHGCYRPTTMKKTIIKRRKRVVPALREHSPTGATQSSNGSSASPEASPAALAPHDDHYRYYSSEPMDHYKHMPGDRISPQAPRQFGFAPPPVDFTGFGSATVSLPHHPPPPRLLEPERINAPSHSPVSQFARRSLSPNPANPKKRTLAETASSAEAASIPTTLESGSNQLPPIMSAANPSPPGRLSSISSILNHPNTRDESRLDPSLAALSRQQHQHSHQALAPPQPQSLPGVTELDSMREERRAQLQREAEEMREMLRAKERELAELGRQ; the protein is encoded by the exons ATGTTAGCGTCCCTCCCGCAGATGGAGACGGTACGATCGCTCCCCCGGAATCCGGACGTTGTCGCGCGACACCCATCCGCAGAGGACCTTGATGCTGCGCAGCAGTTAATATCATCAGCCCAGGCGGGTCGGGAACATCCTGTCGACCGACCTCGCGATGAAACGGGGTCCAGACGCTACGAAGAAATGCCCAGTCGTGGTCTCTATGAAGCAGACAAGTTCTTGGAGGGGTCGACACCATATCCGTCGGAAATTGGTGCAAACCAATCAGAGAAGGCTTCGTCGCCGAAGTCCCAGAAAGACACTTCATTTCTAGGACATTCGTGCAG TAATTGCGGGACAAAAAGCACCCCATTATGGCGGCGTTCTCCGACAGGAGCTATGATATGCAATGCTTGCGGTCTCTATTTGAAGGCTCGTAACGTGGCTCGACCGACAAAGCGCAACCGTGTACAGACAAGCCCAGAAACTACGCAACCACCGAGCAATCCTTCGCATCCTCCCCACGATTCAACTGCTCCATCATCGCACgagggaggaggttgtcATGGCTCAAAAGGGTCGTGTCCTGGTGGAGGTAACTGCAACGGTACAGGAGGGGCTGAGGGGTGTGACGGATGCCCCGCTTACAATAACCGTGTGTACAAATCGACTCCTCGGGGCACGGTCCCTGTGCATGCATGGAATCGAGCAACCACCTCCGACAGTGAAAAGCCTCCTCTGCAGGAGCCTGATTTATCGGTAAAGAATGGCACCCcggcaacaacaacaacagaagGCAATATGTTGGTATCCTGCCAGAATTGCGGCACTACGGTAACTCCACTTTGGCGACGAGACGAGAATGGTCACCCAATCTGTAATGCGTGTG GTCTCTATTATAAACTTCACGGCTGTTATCGGCCTaccacgatgaagaagactaTCATTAAACGACGGAAAAGGGTTGTGCCGGCGCTGCGCGAGCATTCTCCGACGGGGGCCACGCAGTCATCGAATGGGTCTTCTGCCTCGCCGGAAGCGTCTCCTGCTGCATTGGCTCCTCACGACGATCATTATCGCTATTACAGTTCGGAGCCCATGGACCATTACAAGCATATGCCGGGTGATCGTATTTCACCGCAGGCCCCAAGACAGTTTGGTTTCGCGCCGCCGCCTGTTGATTTCACGGGTTTCGGCTCTGCGACAGTTTCCCTGCCGCACcaccctcctccgccgaggCTGTTGGAACCAGAACGCATCAACGCTCCCAGCCATTCTCCCGTCTCGCAATTTGCTCGACGATCCCTCTCGCCTAATCCTGCGAATCCTAAGAAACGGACTCTCGCAGAGACCGCGTCATCTGCAGAGGCCGCCTCGATCCCCACAACGTTGGAATCAGGGTCGAACCAACTCCCACCCATCATGTCAGCTGCCAACCCTTCCCCACCGGGTCGGCTCAGCtccatttcttccattcTCAACCATCCTAACACGCGGGACGAGTCACGCTTGGACCCGTCGCTCGCTGCACTGAGTCGCCAGCAGCACCAACATTCGCACCAGGCTCTGGCACCTCCGCAGCCTCAGTCCTTGCCCGGAGTCACCGAACTCGACAGTATGCGAGAAGAACGCCGGGCTCAACTCCAGCGGGAAGCTGAGGAGATGCGGGAGATGCTGAGAGCGAAGGAGCGAGAATTGGCCGAGTTGGGGCGGCAATGA
- a CDS encoding uncharacterized protein (predicted protein), which produces MKNEAEKKKRARPPLTLMFLFLLPGRSSQVRFPESQQCGLIEGRFVIDLQGGRRIYTGLSLWIVLSACSGLVFSQESWGRIALLSLVTLQNFALCLGNYLLSRPAGEGKLHAPVRSSAVVIGSHVTNSASSVGADSFRIRS; this is translated from the exons atgaagaatgaGGC ggaaaaaaagaaaagggccagACCACCACTTACCCTTATGTTTCTATTCTTGTTGCCTGGAAGAAGTTCCCAAGTCAGATTCCCCGAGTCCCAACAGTGTGGTCTTATCGAAGGACGTTTCGTTATCGATCTCCAGGGGGGTAGGAGGATCTACACCGGCCTTTCTC TGTGGATTGTGTTGTCGGCTTGTTCAGGTCTTGTCTTTTCCCAAGAAAGTTGGGGAAGGATTGCTTTGTTGAGTTTGGTTACTTTACAGAACTTTGCCTTGTG TCTGGGTAACTATTTGTTATCTCGTCCCGCCGGCGAGGGAAAACTTCACGCCCCCGTTCGATCTTCCGCCGTCGTGATTGGCTCACACGTCACCAACAGCGCCTCTTCAGTCGGCGCTGATTCGTTCCGTATTCGTTCCTAA
- a CDS encoding wax synthase family protein (predicted protein): MKPHPILLLFLEVTVCATILGFTIPQSPIRLGGLLIIFLCMWKCITTCPTYLVRSAWASLAGGYAVSIFFHYIDIALLSQWSFETNMPATEPLQLKDEYEFVRRWKSPLAKKGSSWKGKLRFGLSSTFTTRFCGTPHEVRNVPRFSYSDPKYAPSRPRFIRDTALTVLLCYLILDAMDEGADPAMVHEYFSEQNIPFFRRFHDISGNEILMRASGGIGVILGLMCSQGGFYNLFALISNVLGLSAPKDWPPFYGSPLEAYSLRRFWGVFWHQTNTHKFNSISNFVLRNVFKIQARRGFIPKYARVIIIFAISAVMHFLIDISGGIPVHKSGAVHFFCTQAFGIVIEDVAIKLYSYITVYTNARLPLLVERVLGFTWVGLFLVWSTPMYVYPMMYRSAAGPNDVIVPFSIIGLLNLPSRRPTSLLSGRRSPNLLFFLVVSIQGSVV, translated from the exons ATGAAGCCCCACCcaattcttctccttttcttaGAAGTGACTGTTTGCGCGACGATCTTAGGCTTCACCATTCCACAATCTCCAATTCGGCTGGGTGGCTTGCTCATCATTTTCCTATGTATGTGGAAATGTATAACGACATGCCCCACGTACCTCGTGCGCTCTGCCTGGGCTTCTCTGGCAGGCGGATATGCAgtgtcgatcttcttccattaTATTGATATTGCACTGCTGAGTCAATGGTCCTTTGAGACAAATATGCCAGCAACCGAACCCCTTCAATTGAAGGATGAATATGAGTTTGTAAGACGCTGGAAGTCCCCACTGGCGAAGAAAGGCAGTtcttggaaaggaaaattgAGGTTCGGCCTTTCATCAACATTTACAACCCGGTTCTGTGGCACACCACACGAAGTCAGAAATGTACCTCGATTTTCGTACAGTGACCCCAAGTATGCCCCATCTCGGCCCCGATTCATTCGGGATACTGCCCTGACTGTCCTTCTTTGCTACCTAATACTCGATGCAATGGATGAGGGAGCCGACCCAGCTATGGTTCACGAATACTTCTCAGAGCAGAATATCCCGTTCTTCAGACGCTTCCATGATATCTCTGGCAACGAGATTCTTATGAGAGCTTCTGGAGGTATTGGAGTTATACTCGGTCTGATGTGCTCTCAAGGAGGCTTCTATAACCTCTTTGCCTTGATTAGCAATGTGCTCGGTCTAAGCGCTCCTAAAGACTGGCCACCATTCTACGGATCACCGCTGGAGGCATACTCTTTGAGGCGTTTTTGGGG TGTGTTTTGGCATCAAACAAACACCCACAAGTTCAATTCTATCTCCAACTTCGTCCTGCGTAACGTCTTCAAAATCCAAGCGCGCCGCGGATTCATTCCAAAGTACGCCAGGGTAATAATTATATTTGCCATTTCCGCGGTCATGcatttcctcatcgacaTCTCGGGCGGCATTCCGGTGCACAAGTCTGGCGCGGTTCATTTCTTCTGTACCCAGGCCTTCGGCATCGTGATAGAGGATGTGGCCATAAAGCTGTACAGCTATATTACGGTATACACCAATGCGAGACTGCCCTTACTGGTGGAAAGGGTATTAGGCTTTACCTGGGTTGGACTTTTTTTGGTATGGTCTACCCCAATGTATGTGTATCCGATGATGTACCGCTCAGCGGCGGGGCCTAATGATGTTATTGTTCCGTTTAGTATTATTGGGTTACTCAA CTTGCCCTCCCGTAGACctacttctcttctttctggtcgACGGAGCCCTAACTTGCTATTCTTTCTCGTAGTATCAATACAGGGATCAGTTGTGTAA
- a CDS encoding uncharacterized protein (predicted protein), with amino-acid sequence MTYKPPKVEEDYSDTSEPQKRKRDEKYPELEPATPQQEFETEKQQPPSKAPRPDETPVEEGKINAEGEVNDDDEEEELSDVYEEGEDEFEEGNDKNEDDEEVEEEDKEDVEDNQVEADDEVEEEKEEKEKEDTGKHEPKVQKAVDKLGRSPLDGTKIAQKPLTASPETLLAMVIDAMLKSRPISHDLTQRAITKVIEAGYHDIRKLGDSSWEERTMILKDGGYNRYREQGATNLGELAELVDGKYGGDLNNLLEEAHHNRDEVRKLIKEIKGLGDLGADLFFNNVQSVWPEIAPFVDRRSLQTADQVGIGTDLDTIYADLNHDSMKMSRLANGLSAARLDKRQGELLSI; translated from the exons ATGACGTACAAGCCCCCTaaggtcgaagaagactaCTCCGACACATCCGAACCTCAAAAGCGCAAGCGCGATGAAAAATACCCTGAGCTGGAACCAGCAACTCCTCAACAAGAATTCGAGacagaaaaacaacaacCGCCCAGCAAAGCACCTAGGCCTGATGAGACGCCTGTCGAGGAGGGTAAGATAAATGCAGAAGGCGAGgtgaatgatgatgatgaggaggaggagcttaGTGATGTGTatgaagagggcgaggaCGAGTTTGAGGAGGGGAACGACAAAaacgaagatgacgaagaagtagaagaggaggacaaggaagacgtCGAAGATAATCAAGTAGAGGCAGACGATGAagtagaggaagaaaaagaagaaaaggagaaggaagacacTGGAAAGCATGAGCCAAAGGTACAAAAGGCTGTTGACAAACTGGGCCGGAGTCCCCTTGATGGCACAAAGATTGCCCAGAAGCCTCTTACTGCATCACCGGAAACACTGCTGGCGATGGTTATTGATGCCATGCTGAAGTCGCGCCCCATTTCTCATGATTTAACTCAGCGCGCGATCACCAAGGTTATTGAAGCTGGGTATCATGATATCCGCAAGTTAGGGGACAGTAGCTGGGAGGAGCGCACCATGATTCTGAAGGATGGAGGATACAATCGATATAGGGAACAGGGAGCTACAAATTTAGGAGAATTGGCGGAATTAGTCGATGGCAAATACG GTGGTGATCTCAATAATCTATTGGAAGAGGCACATCACAACCGCGACGAAGTAaggaagctcatcaaggaaatcaagGGCCTCGGCGATTTAGGCGccgatcttttcttcaataATGTCCAGAGTGTATGGCCTGAAATTGCTCCGTTTGTTGACAGACGCAGCCTGCAAACAGCAGATCAAGTTGGGATTGGCACCGATCTGGATACCATCTACGCCGATCTGAACCATGactcgatgaagatgagcaGACTGGCTAACGGCTTGTCTGCTGCCAGGCTGGATAAAAGGCAAGGGGAACTTCTAAGCATTTGA
- a CDS encoding FAD-dependent oxidoreductase (D-aspartate oxidase) produces MSTNNIVILGAGVSGLTTAYLLSKDASNSITVLAKHMPGDYDIEYASPWAGANYLPVGKASSSHGKWERNTWPALKEITEKYPEAGIHFQDAIVYNRTKDQGSATGDWFSELVQKEPWYKDVVPDFRNFPDNELAPGIDNASVFTSVCINTAIYLPWLIGQCRKTGVVFKRAVIKHVADAASLHHSGKKADVVVNCTGLSSRKLGGVNDDKLHPIRGQIVVVRNDPGAMFSISGTDDAEDEVTYMMTRAAGGGTVIGGSYQKDQWDPLPDPNLAVRIMKRAIALVPQLVGEGQGIEGLDVIRHGVGLRPFREDGPRIEADKVNGVSVVHNYGHGGFGYQASFGCAAEAVELVNGVLKQKGRAKL; encoded by the exons ATGTCCACAAATAACATAGTGATCCTGGG AGCCGGAGTGTCGGGACTCACCACGGCATATCTCCTGTCTAAAGATGCCTCCAATTCAATCACAGTGCTCGCCAAACATATGCCGGGCGACTACGACATAGAATACGCCTCGCCGTGGGCAGGTGCCAATTATCTTCC GGTGGGCAAAGCCAGTAGCTCCCATGGGAAATGGGAACGAAACACCTGGCCTGCCCTCAAGGAAATAACGGAAAAGTACCCGGAGGCTGGAATTCATTTCCAAG ATGCGATTGTCTATAATCGTACGAAAGATCAAGGATCAGCAACCGGAGATTGGTTCTCCGAATTGGTGCAGAAGGAACCTTGGTATAAAGATGTCGTACCAGAT TTCCGCAATTTTCCCGACAATGAGCTAGCGCCCGGCATTGACAACGCCTCAGTGTTCACTTCCGTCTGCATCAACACAGCGATCTACCTACCCTGGCTAATTGGCCAATGCCGCAAGACCGGTGTGGTCTTCAAACGAGCAGTGATCAAGCATGTCGCGGACGCAGCCAGCCTCCATCATTCAGGAAAGAAAGCCGACGTGGTAGTCAACTGCACCGGCCTTTCCTCCAGAAAGCTAGGTGGCGTCAACGACGACAAGCTCCACCCCATCCGTGGCCAGATTGTCGTGGTCCGCAACGATCCTGGAGCAATgttctccatctccggcaCTGACGACGCCGAGGACGAGGTAACCTACATGATGACCCGGGCAGCGGGCGGTGGAACTGTCATCGGAGGCTCGTATCAGAAGGACCAGTGGGATCCGCTGCCTGACCCGAACCTGGCCGTGCGCATCATGAAGCGCGCTATTGCTCTCGTCCCCCAACTCGTGGGTGAGGGCCAAGGAATTGAGGGATTAGATGTCATCAGACACGGTGTTGGACTACGACCCTTCCGTGAAGATGGACCACGTATTGAAGCAGATAAGGTTAATGGTGTCTCGGTCGTTCATAACTACGGCCatggaggatttggatatcaAGCTTCCTTCGGCTGTGCCGCGGAGGCAGTCGAGTTGGTTAACGGCGTCTTGAAACAGAAGGGTCGGGCTAAGCTGTAA
- a CDS encoding OTU domain-containing protein (predicted protein) has protein sequence MTDVPTGGRIVPVIEAHQHYSISPADEAVADQHPPTQQLTTQPPQPQQEEDSDGRSSQKLPSQSQAKSSKSTRSKNAETECLELPCLSKLGLYALPTEGDGNCLYYALSDQLYGDFTHADEIRVRLADHIAANKDYFMNFIAAVGGERRAPRRAAASAARYSYCSSSSASPAPPSSKDKERSFDSKVAESRKKGVWGGAEEIQAFCQSYKRDVNVYTMYGIQNFRDVHASDDEEREAVHIAFHVGYLPCFTQYHFSNLCRISTIIPLRPTHRLAVYTQS, from the exons ATGACGGATGTTCCAACCGGTGGCAGAATCGTGCCCGTAATCGAGGCCCATCAGCATTACTCCATTAGTCCTGCCGATGAGGCCGTGGCCGACCAACACCCCCCAACACAACAGCTCACaacccaaccaccacaaccgcaacaagaagaagatagcGATGGACGTTCAAGCCAGAAGCTACCATCTCAGTCGCAAGCGAAATCGTCAAAAAGCACGCGCAGCAAAAATGCGGAGACGGAATGCCTGGAGCTTCCGTGTCTCAGCAAACTAGGGCTCTATGCTCTTCCTACAGAGGGTGATG GCAATTGCTTATATTACGCCCTCTCGGATCAGCTCTATGGAGATTTCACTCATGCCGACGAAATCCGTGTCCGTCTCGCAGATCACATCGCTGCCAATAAAGACTACTTTATGAATTTTATAGCCGCCGTTGGTGGAGAGCGCAGAGCGCCCAGGCGAGCGGCAGCGTCGGCGGCTCGGTATTCTTActgttcctcctcttcagccAGTCCCGCGCCTCCATCTTCCAAGGATAAAGAGCGGAGCTTTGATTCCAAGGTGGCGGAATCTCGAAAAAAGGGCGTTTGGGGAGGGGCAGAAGAGATCCAGGCATTTTGCCAGTCGTATAAAAGGGATGTCAATGTCTACACCATGTATGGCATTCAGAACTTCCGCGATGTCCATGCttcagatgacgaagaaagggAGGCCGTGCATATTGCATTTCATGTAGGTTACTTACCTTGTTTCACACAGTATCATTTTTCTAATTTGTGTAGGATTTCCACCATTATTCCTCT AAGGCCCACACACAGGCTTGCCGTGTATACCCAGAGCTGA
- a CDS encoding uncharacterized protein (predicted protein), whose product MASPWKISAIQEGLGGKYDRDTIVGMLQQCRGNIDRAFENLLGEDTSAHPAETSASKAIMKSRLQQPSSRSSSPFSTGSKRSADESELEDNPQPATRRSRARDQKRRILPDVTVGIAFRDDQNDLVSLRLRVSPDAVAEKAMTTETPSQTESDSFESGSGSGSDRTGILEKNNKSRIKQKPASSEPVTQKNEPKEEPKPRRSQRLTKSRNAPKPV is encoded by the coding sequence ATGGCTAGCCCATGGAAAATATCGGCCATCCAGGAGGGTCTTGGTGGCAAGTATGACCGGGACACCATCGTAGGAATGCTTCAACAATGTCGCGGTAACATCGACAGGGCATTTGAGAATCTACTTGGCGAAGATACTAGTGCACACCCAGCAGAGACTTCTGCTTCTAAAGCTATCATGAAGTCTCGccttcaacaaccttccTCACGGTCTTCGTCTCCCTTCAGCACCGGTAGCAAACGCTCCGCAGATGAAAGTGAACTTGAGGACAATCCTCAACCGGCTACGCGGCGCAGTCGAGCCAGAGATCAAAAACGACGTATCCTTCCTGATGTAACAGTCGGGATTGCCTTTCGGGACGATCAGAATGACCTCGTTTCGTTACGGTTACGAGTCAGCCCGGATGCGGTCGCAGAAAAGGCAATGACTACAGAAACTCCTAGCCAGACTGAGAGTGACTCCTTCGAGTCAGGATCAGGATCAGGATCCGATAGAACTGGAATCCTAGAGAAAAACAATAAGTCCAGGATCAAGCAGAAACCAGCTTCTAGCGAGCCCGTCACCCAGAAGAATGAACCAAAGGAAGAGCCGAAGCCACGGCGGAGCCAACGTCTCACCAAGAGTCGGAACGCTCCAAAACCTGTATAG
- a CDS encoding uncharacterized protein (predicted protein) — MSNADAPVERAPIGVSYLAGFIFLSYVISMMGCTTTLELLHRRTARAGLYNWYLLLTSSVAMGGVGIWCMHFIGNRAIVLGNGESDIQILYSVTFTGVSFVLPVIVLLAAFYAIGTSEKAGYIRIITGGVLTGCSVCGMHYIGQLGIANYQCSYRAANVAAAAIIAVFASTTALSIFFRWRATWTDSWWRRGICGCLLAAAVSGMHWTAAVGTSYRNHDPSVNKGGQLSRTQTVIICAVLVSFLDFWASGMRCLWCTVRMCRSRWWTPQEAQSTSSAAGLDLCFLRPRRSDHGHTTRITSKSEDRRPVHWQDDLTRTHPAFLWAVRASRNWKVVRDAVPLMRGRIESDEATLAHYISKGVFTEQETELQPHFDDLFKRHFCVTAQDLADEVRQPLQDMGILYDHVLATSTPSSRFSRAMGYSMIRAGKGQLLFTVRQLKKNDASRMAAAGFRFTTIENVTTILSRRIHVPVLSLGTHLKDMRDYASSHRIFEPGVHLISFIMRPTIHDHFEVLTAKGTGNPLPSSTLSTKRLQIKHLEMIAHMEGWTMSTCLNWLKSDNARAYKDIDEFREQLIHAITTLSSSLPPDVNLASKFSARPLIAPCRINRISDGQNCILLPFCVVGSLDTQISNTDYSFTPLRLFRVQQQTNDGLSESDGFAKELSEDLLYSKTRPTSSTDSDFPDSIRSKIRFWNPRKVPDSMLKTDSQESLSENTITPEIMVRKEVKVDVAKLAEPTFEPSLGRHASQTTVVAGEMAFNTYVDELYNLCYSPGVRLRPDPAFSRKSIR, encoded by the exons ATGTCGAATGCAGACGCCCCTGTCGAGAGGGCACCCATCGGGGTGTCATACCTGGCCGggttcattttcctttcctacGTGATCAGCATGATGGGATGCACCACGACATTAGAACTCCTCCACCGAAGGACAGCAAGAGCGGGTTTGTACAATTG GTACCTATTGCTCACCTCTTCGGTAGCCATGGGAGGTGTTGGTATATGGTGTATGCATTTCATTGGGAACCGAGCGATTGTTCTTGGCAACGGGGAAtcagatatccagatcctTTACAGTGTGACGTTCACAGGCGTCTCATTCGTATTGCCAGTAATTGTTCTCCTCGCCGCTTTCTACGCTATCGGCACAAGTGAGAAAGCAGGGTATATCCGGATCATCACGGGAGGCGTGCTGACTGGCTGCTCGGTCTGCGGTATGCATTATATTGGGCAGCTGGGGATTGCTAATTATCAATGCTCCTACCGAGCTGCCAATGTAGCTGCCGCGGCCATCATCGCCGTCTTCGCTAGTACTACCGCTTTGAGCATCTTTTTTCGATGGAGAGCTACTTGGACGGATAGCTGGTGGAGACGAGGCATCTGTGGGTGCTTACTGGCTGCAGCTGTTTCCGGTATGCACTGGACGGCTGCAGTAGGAACGTCATATCGAAATCATGATCCGTCTGTCAATAAGGGTGGCCAACTCTCTCGTACCCAGACTGTGATTATCTGTGCTGTCTTGGTCAGTTTCTTAGATTTTTGGGCAAGTG GCATGCGCTGCTTGTGGTGTACTGTCCGCATGTGCCGTAGTCGCTGGTGGACACCGCAGGAAGCTCAGAGCACAAGCTCAGCAGCTGGTCTTGACCTGTGCTTTCTTCGACCCCGAAGGTCGGATCATGGTCACACCACACGCATTACTTCCAAGTCGGAAGATCGTCGACCGGTACATTGGCAGG atgaccttACGCGGACACACCCTGCTTTCCTCTGGGCTGTTCGAGCGAGTAGAAACTGGAAAGTAGTGAGAGACGCGGTGCCCCTCATGAGAGGCCGGATAGAGTCAGACGAAGCCACATTGGCGCATTATATCTCCAAGGGAGTTTTCACGGAGCAAGAGACTGAATTGCAACCGCACTTCGATGATCTATTCAAACGCCACTTTTGTGTAACTGCCCAAGACCTGGCTGATGAAGTTCGACAGCCGTTACAGGACATGGGGATTCTATATGACCACGTTTTAGCGACCTCTACTCCATCGTCACGCTTCTCTCGTGCGATGGGATACTCGATGATACGTGCAGGAAAAGGTCAACTCTTGTTCACAGTACGTCAACTGAAGAAAAATGACGCTAGCCGCATGGCAGCAGCAGGTTTCCGATTTACGACCATCGAAAACGTTACGACGATCCTATCTCGCCGGATTCACGTTCCCGTCTTAAGCTTGGGAACCCATCTCAAAGACATGAGAGATTACGCTTCATCGCACCGTATATTCGAACCCGGAGTCCATCTTATTTCGTTTATCATGCGCCCTACGATCCATGACCATTTCGAAGTGTTGACTGCCAAGGGTACCGGAAACCCCCTACCATCATCGACTCTATCGACTAAGCGTCTCCAAATTAAGCACCTGGAAATGATAGCACATATGGAAGGGTGGACCATGTCAACTTGCCTAAACTGGTTAAAATCAGACAATGCGCGAGCCTACAAGGATATTGATGAATTCCGCGAGCAGCTAATCCATGCGATAACgactctttcctcttctcttccgccGGATGTCAACTTAGCATCTAAATTCTCCGCTCGCCCCCTCATCGCCCCCTGTCGTATCAATAGGATCTCAGATGGACAGAACTGTATCCTCCTACCATTCTGCGTGGTAGGATCCTTAGACACGCAAATCTCAAACACAGACTACTCATTTACCCCTCTCCGTCTTTTCCGCGTACAGCAGCAGACGAATGATGGCCTCAGCGAGAGTGATGGTTTCGCTAAAGAACTCAGCGAAGACCTTCTATACTCGAAGACCCGCCCAACCTCATCCACCGACTCCGACTTTCCTGATTCCATTCGCTCCAAAATTCGCTTCTGGAACCCCCGCAAAGTACCCGACTCGATGCTAAAAACTGACTCGCAAGAGTCTCTCTCCGAGAACACTATCACCCCTGAGATCATGGTCCGCAAAGAAGTCAAAGTGGATGTCGCTAAGCTGGCCGAACCAACCTTCGAACCCTCATTGGGAAGACATGCATCACAGACGACTGTTGTTGCCGGTGAAATGGCTTTCAACACTTACGTCGACGAACTGTATAACCTCTGTTATTCTCCCGGTGTTCGACTTCGACCAGATCCGGCATTTAGTCGGAAGTCCATTCGTTGA